A segment of the Leptolyngbya sp. NIES-3755 genome:
TTCCCGCTAATATCGGCTTGCCGTGGTCGATCGCAATCTGCGTCATGAACTTGTCTAAGCGCTCAAAATCCGTAATCAACTGACTTTGAAAGAATTGCGCTCCCGCTGCCACTTTTCGCTCAAATCGTTTTTGTAATCCCGACCAACTGCCACATTGCGGATCGACTGCGGCTCCCACAAATAGATCAGTTTCGCCATCTGTTAGCGTTTTATCGTTCCAATCGTTCCCACCGTTCAATTTCGCGATCATTTGCAACAAGCGAACCGATTCAAGTTCAAAGACCGCTTTCGCTTCAGGATGATCGCCCGCTTTAACCGGATCACCTGTGAGCGCGAGAACGTTCCGAATTCCTAACGCATGAGCACCGAGGAGATCGGCTTGAAGCCCGATCGCATTTCGATCGCGACAGGCAACCTGATAAATCGGCTCAATCCCTTGCTGCAACAATAATGCTGCCGAAACTAGCGACGACATTCGCATCACGGCTCGACTGCCATCGGTAATATTCACACCGTGAACCCGTCCCTTCAGCAGGTGCGCCATTTGCAGCATGTGAGTCGGGTCAGTCCCTTTCGGGGGCGCGACTTCTGCGGTAACGAGAAATTCGCCTCGTTTGGCGGCAGTCCGGAGGGCGGATAAAGGAGCGTGACCGAGCGGATTCGAGAATTGCGGATAGGTCATGAGCGATCGCACAGTGAAGAACTTCTTGGTTTAGGGTATCGGGAAATGCGAAGAAAGTTGAAGTCGCTTACCGAAACCTTTACAGAAAAAACAGTGATTTCGCGCTTTGCAAGAAGAAATTCGCATTTCCACGGATCGCTTCTAGGTGGGTAAGGTATATCCCATTGCTTTCTTCGCTTTGGTCAGGGTTCGATTCGCGACTTCGGAGGCTTTTTCTCGTCCCGATCGTAGAACCGATTCTAGATAACCTTGGTCGGCTCGAATCGCATGATATTTTTCCTGGATCGGTTTGAGAGCCGCGATCGTCGTTTCCGTGAATAGCGGTTTGAACTGTCCCCAGCCCATCTCTTGACATTCAGCAGCGACTTCATCTTTCGTTTTACCTGACAAAATCATATAAAGCGTCAGTAGATTGGTACATTCTGGACGTTCAGGATCACCAAAGGTCAAACCGCGAATCGGATCGGTCTTACAGCGCTTGATTTTGTTCTGAATTACATCTGGCGAATCGAGCAAATTGATCCGGCTGAGTTCAGAGGGATCAGATTTCGACATTTTCTTTGTGCCATCGGTCAAACTCATGACTCTTGCGCCATCGGGAGGAATTAGCGCATCGGGACGTTTGAGAATTGGAGCATCGGGAGTCGCGAACTTGAAATTAAAGCGATCGACAATATCGCGAGTCAGTTCCAAATGTTGCCGCTGATCTTCACCGACTGGAACTTTATCGGGTTCATACAGCAAAATATCCGCCGCCATTAATACCGGATACGTTAGCAATCCAGTTCCAACATCCTGACCCTGTTTGACCCGTTTTTCCTTGAATTGGATCATGTCTTCGAGCCAGTTCAGCGGCGTAATGCAATTCAGCAACCAGGTAAATTCTGTATGGGCTGGAACGTGAGACTGTACGAAAATCGTCGTATGTTCCAAATCCAGTCCACAAGCGAGATAGAGCGCAGCGACTTCATACGTATTTTCGGCTAAAGTTGTGCGATCGTGCGGAACGGTAATCGCGTGAAGGTCAGCCAAAAAGAAATAGTTTTCGTACTGGTTCTGTCCATCGACCCAGTTGCGAATGGCTCCTAGATAGTTACCGAGATGAAGATTTCCGGTGGTTTGAACGCCAGAAAGGACTCGCTGCTTAGTCATACCGTTTTTAGTTAGAGAAATCGCCCATCGTTACAGTTTAAGTCGTTATCTGCGAAAAAGAGGTATGAATACTTAAAGTCACGTTGAGTCTGTTCGCTATGCCAGCCAAGGATCTTTATCTGGCGTTTCCAGTCTGGGCATACAATAGTCCTTTTGATGAGCCTGTAGGTCAATTGTTGCTAAGGAATAACCGCCTGAAGCTAATCGTGTATGAGCCAACGCAATAGGTGATGAGCAATGGATACCAGAACCTTAGAGCAAGAGCGAGAGATTATCGAGAAAGTTCTAACCGAGTATGCAGCGGTTCCGTATGCGAATAGTCCAGTCCAAACAGTTCCGGTGTTCGATCGACAACGCGATCGCTATCTCTTGATGAACATCGGTTGGGAACCCGATCGATACCATCACGGTTGTCTCATTCACATCGACATCATCGACGGTAAACTCTGGATTCAACGCGATGGAACAGAAGACGGCATCGCAGTTGATTTGGAGGCTGCTGGAATTCCGAGAGAGCGAATCGTACTAGGCTTCAAGCCTCCAGAAGTTAGACCCTATACAGGATACGCGGTTGCCTGATCATTCGATAAAGCCGACCACGCGGACTTTTGGATTTGGGAGATGGGCGTATTGTTTCGATTTTTCCTCAATTTCGTGGAGTTGACCGAGAGCCAGTCCGCAAGGTCTACCATATTTGGCTTCGACTCGATCGCTGGCAATCTTCAAAGCGGTTCTCGATCGCTCAACAAAATCAGCTAGTTCGTAATCAGTATTCGGACTGAAGTACTCTTTCACAACCAGTGAAGGCGAATAGCACGAATCTTGTGTGCCATCAGACCAGCGGATTTGGAAACGAATTTCAGGCATAGAGCAGTGTTTGATAGTGGTGGAGATGGTGTTGAGCAGAAGTTTCCCAACTGTATTGGGTGAGAATCGATCGACTATGCTGGCGGAGCGAATCGGCAGACTGGAACACGGAACACAGGGCTTGAGCGATCGCATCGACTGAGGTTGGATCGACTAAAAGCGCTTGCTGATCGTTCAAAAATTCAGTAAATGGAGCTTGATTAGACGTAATCACAGGCAAACCGCTTGCGATCGCTTCGAGAATCACTAAGCCCCATCCTTCTTTGATCGATGGAAAGACAAAGGCATCTGCACTTCGATACAGGGCAGGAAGTTCTGCATCAGGAAGAACTCCAGGTAGAATCAGGGCTTCTTCTAAGTTTAGTGCTCTAGCGATCGTAAAAAACTCTTCTCGATACGATTGATAATCGAACAAGGTTGCGCCACCTGCAATGATCAATCGTGCATTCGGAAATCGATCGCGAACTTGGTGGAATGCTTGTAATAGTCGAATCGAGTTTTTGCGCGGTTCAATGCCGCCAATGGTGAGATAAAGCGGTGAACCCTCGAAGTTCAAAGAAGAGCCATCGGGTGAGAATCGGTTCAAATTCACGCCGTTGATCACTCGTGGGGCATTGATTTGATAGTGTTGTTGTAGTTCAGATTGAACTTGATTGCTCACACACAAACAGAGAGACGCTTCACGAATCGATCGATCTTGGCATTGTTGTAGATAGGGACTGCTATACTCTTCGATGTGATGAACGGTTCGGACAAAATGAGGGATTTTTCCTTGCTTTAGTAGTATCAGTAGTGCATTTGCAGCAATACAATCTTGAGCATGGTAACAATCATAAGATTGAAATTCTATATAGCTAACAAGTTCTTGAATTCGTTGATAGATTAATTGATCGATTTCAGTAGGAGCGGGTTTTGCAGGAACTAGCTCGACTTTACAAGACAGCGGATAATCAAAGCCTTTTCCATCTTTGTCGAGTGCAAATACTGTGACAGAATGCCCTAGATGGTGAATCGCTTCGGCAAGTTCTAAGGTATGAATGACACTGCCTCGCGGCTTTGTAGAGTAAGTGAGGAGTGCAATTTTCATTTTGAGAAGCCTGTCAGTTTCTGTTCAGACAAATCCCAAAACTCGATCGATGCTCCATTCGATCGCATTTCCAATTTCGATCCCGCCTCAACCGTTCCGACTACTTCACAAGTAAGATCTTGCTGCCGAAAATGTGCCTGAACCATCTTGGCATTGTCCGGATAGACGCTCAGTAAAAATCCATAACTGGGAAAGGTGACAAGCCAGCGATCGAGCGTTAAACTATCGGGGCAAGGAACGAGATCGAGATCCAACACTGCTCCACAATTCGAGGCTTCCAGTAACATCAACAACGTTCCAATAATGCCGCCATTGCTAATATCTTTACCTGCATTGCATAATCCCGCTGCTGCTAAAGTTGGCAAAATCGATAAGTTCGATCGTAGCTGAATCGGATCAGCTTTCGTAGCAGCATTCCAGAATGGATACTTCGGATGTGGTTCTCCCCGAAAATCGGTTGCAATTAACAATGAATCACCAGGTTGAGCATCAAAGCTAGTCATTAAATGCTTCGATCGACCTAAAATCGCAACCGAAAGCGCGGTGTAGGAACTATGACAATTCGTATGACCTCCCACGATCGGAACATTGTATGCAGTAGAGGCAGCGTTCATTCCCTCCCATAGTAAATCGACTTCTTGGTCAGACTTGCTCCAGAGCGTATCGACAACCGCGATCGGCGTTCCACCCATCGCATAGACATCACTGACATTCACCATGATTGCAGACCATCCTGCGAACCAAGGCTCCTCTTCAACAAACTTCGGCAACATTCCTTCGGCAGCGAACAATAGATAACCATCTCGATCGGGAATTGCTGCACAATCATCGCCCAATCGCACTCCAGACTTATTCCATTTCAGCGCTTGAGCCGCCGTCTGAATGTCTTGTTTCTGGAGTAAACTGAGCGATCGCTGAAGTTGTTCAGCTAGTTCCGATAACATTACGATGCCTCTTTCAGTTGCAGGACAGGACGCGGCTCAGTTCCGGGTGGATAAAAGTTCAAATCTGCTTCCATCCGATGATGAGGTCGATCGCAGATGATCAATTCCTCCTGAGATTCCCAGTGCAATCGCTGAAAGAAGCGCACGTTTTGGAGTTGAACCGTTGCCAGAAAGCGATCACATCCCCAAGTATTTGCTGTTGTGACCGCTTTGTAGATCAATCCTTTCCCAATCTTCCACCCCTTACGATAGTCCGCATGAGTTCCCAGTCGTCCACCGTACCAAATTCGCGGCTGAACTTCGTAGATTCGCACTACACCCACTACTTTAGATGCGTGCAGCGCAATGATCGGATACGCAATGTTATCGATTTCATCTACATCATTTTCAAAGAGTTGTTGTTCCTCCGTAAAGATCGATCGACGTAATTCAAAATACGCCTCAATTTCAGAGTGAGACTTTGCAAGCTTGAACTGATAAGACATAGATTACGATTCAAAATTCGACAAGGCTGAACAAGCTCCACATTTAGCGCACCCTGCTTTAATCTCAGTTGAAGATAGATTTGATCGCTTAATCATCGTTCCGACTTGCTCATACAGTGCATACATAAACTCACCTGTGGGTGCTGGATGCCCTGCAAGCGGTGTTCCGGTAATCGGCACAAACGGCACAACGAACGGATACACGCCCAAATTGATTAAGCGATCGCACATTTCCACTAGCGTTTCTAAACTGTCCCCTAGCCCTGCAAGTAAATAGGTACTCACTTGACCCCAACCAAACACTTTTACAGCCGCTTCAAATGCCTGATAGTAATAGTCCAACGGCACAGAAGCTTTTCCTGGCATAATTCGCGATCGCACCTCTGGATCTGCCGCTTCTAAGTGCATTCCCAAGCTATCCACACCCGCGATTTTCATGCGATCGAACCATGCAAAGTCATCGGGTGGCTCACACTGTGCTTGAATCGGTAAGTCTACTTTTGCTTTAATCGCGGCTGCACATTCGGTCAGATACGCAGAACCTCGATCGCTGGTATTCGGTGTTCCGGTGGTCATGACCATGTGTTTAACACCATCTAATCGAACCGCAGCTTCCGCCACTTCTGCAAGTTGAGCAGGAGTCTTTCTGGCGATCGTTTTACCCGCAGAAAGAGATTGTCCGATCGCGCAAAATTGACAAGCTGTTTCCGCATCACTGTAGCGCATACAGGTCTGTAGAACAGTCGTTGCTAACACATCTCGACTGTGCAAAAGCGCAATCTTCCAGTACGGAACACCTTCTGCGGTCGTCAAATTGTAGAACTTTGGTTGTTGAGGAAAGCTAATTGGAGTAATTGGCTCTCCTCGGAGTTCTAGAACTTGAGCCGTTTGATCAATGCCATACGGTGAACTTGCTGCGGACGTATTGAAGACAGGAACCATAATCGTTGTTCCATCGA
Coding sequences within it:
- a CDS encoding hypothetical protein (similar to AA sequence:cyanobase_aa:LBDG_28750), producing the protein MTYPQFSNPLGHAPLSALRTAAKRGEFLVTAEVAPPKGTDPTHMLQMAHLLKGRVHGVNITDGSRAVMRMSSLVSAALLLQQGIEPIYQVACRDRNAIGLQADLLGAHALGIRNVLALTGDPVKAGDHPEAKAVFELESVRLLQMIAKLNGGNDWNDKTLTDGETDLFVGAAVDPQCGSWSGLQKRFERKVAAGAQFFQSQLITDFERLDKFMTQIAIDHGKPILAGIFLLKSAKNARFINRAVPGVNIPEHIIDRLEQAADPLQEGVRIAAEQVKFAKELCQGVHMMAVKREDLIPEILDLAGIKEIDRTLVEVGKA
- a CDS encoding tryptophanyl-tRNA synthetase (similar to AA sequence:cyanobase_aa:LBDG_28740), whose amino-acid sequence is MTKQRVLSGVQTTGNLHLGNYLGAIRNWVDGQNQYENYFFLADLHAITVPHDRTTLAENTYEVAALYLACGLDLEHTTIFVQSHVPAHTEFTWLLNCITPLNWLEDMIQFKEKRVKQGQDVGTGLLTYPVLMAADILLYEPDKVPVGEDQRQHLELTRDIVDRFNFKFATPDAPILKRPDALIPPDGARVMSLTDGTKKMSKSDPSELSRINLLDSPDVIQNKIKRCKTDPIRGLTFGDPERPECTNLLTLYMILSGKTKDEVAAECQEMGWGQFKPLFTETTIAALKPIQEKYHAIRADQGYLESVLRSGREKASEVANRTLTKAKKAMGYTLPT
- a CDS encoding XisI protein (similar to AA sequence:cyanobase_aa:PCC7424_4222); amino-acid sequence: MDTRTLEQEREIIEKVLTEYAAVPYANSPVQTVPVFDRQRDRYLLMNIGWEPDRYHHGCLIHIDIIDGKLWIQRDGTEDGIAVDLEAAGIPRERIVLGFKPPEVRPYTGYAVA
- a CDS encoding hypothetical protein (similar to AA sequence:cyanobase_aa:LBDG_30340) — encoded protein: MPEIRFQIRWSDGTQDSCYSPSLVVKEYFSPNTDYELADFVERSRTALKIASDRVEAKYGRPCGLALGQLHEIEEKSKQYAHLPNPKVRVVGFIE
- a CDS encoding group 1 glycosyl transferase (similar to AA sequence:cyanobase_aa:LBDG_30350) yields the protein MKIALLTYSTKPRGSVIHTLELAEAIHHLGHSVTVFALDKDGKGFDYPLSCKVELVPAKPAPTEIDQLIYQRIQELVSYIEFQSYDCYHAQDCIAANALLILLKQGKIPHFVRTVHHIEEYSSPYLQQCQDRSIREASLCLCVSNQVQSELQQHYQINAPRVINGVNLNRFSPDGSSLNFEGSPLYLTIGGIEPRKNSIRLLQAFHQVRDRFPNARLIIAGGATLFDYQSYREEFFTIARALNLEEALILPGVLPDAELPALYRSADAFVFPSIKEGWGLVILEAIASGLPVITSNQAPFTEFLNDQQALLVDPTSVDAIAQALCSVFQSADSLRQHSRSILTQYSWETSAQHHLHHYQTLLYA
- a CDS encoding thiamine monophosphate kinase (similar to AA sequence:cyanobase_aa:LBDG_30360), encoding MLSELAEQLQRSLSLLQKQDIQTAAQALKWNKSGVRLGDDCAAIPDRDGYLLFAAEGMLPKFVEEEPWFAGWSAIMVNVSDVYAMGGTPIAVVDTLWSKSDQEVDLLWEGMNAASTAYNVPIVGGHTNCHSSYTALSVAILGRSKHLMTSFDAQPGDSLLIATDFRGEPHPKYPFWNAATKADPIQLRSNLSILPTLAAAGLCNAGKDISNGGIIGTLLMLLEASNCGAVLDLDLVPCPDSLTLDRWLVTFPSYGFLLSVYPDNAKMVQAHFRQQDLTCEVVGTVEAGSKLEMRSNGASIEFWDLSEQKLTGFSK
- a CDS encoding acetyltransferase (similar to AA sequence:cyanobase_aa:LBDG_30370), giving the protein MSYQFKLAKSHSEIEAYFELRRSIFTEEQQLFENDVDEIDNIAYPIIALHASKVVGVVRIYEVQPRIWYGGRLGTHADYRKGWKIGKGLIYKAVTTANTWGCDRFLATVQLQNVRFFQRLHWESQEELIICDRPHHRMEADLNFYPPGTEPRPVLQLKEAS
- a CDS encoding hypothetical protein (hypothetical protein sll0785;~similar to AA sequence:cyanobase_aa:LBDG_30380), with translation MNKQQLITDLQSQGLKLVDPSIGATGRKGGAGPSDHKAITIDGTTIMVPVFNTSAASSPYGIDQTAQVLELRGEPITPISFPQQPKFYNLTTAEGVPYWKIALLHSRDVLATTVLQTCMRYSDAETACQFCAIGQSLSAGKTIARKTPAQLAEVAEAAVRLDGVKHMVMTTGTPNTSDRGSAYLTECAAAIKAKVDLPIQAQCEPPDDFAWFDRMKIAGVDSLGMHLEAADPEVRSRIMPGKASVPLDYYYQAFEAAVKVFGWGQVSTYLLAGLGDSLETLVEMCDRLINLGVYPFVVPFVPITGTPLAGHPAPTGEFMYALYEQVGTMIKRSNLSSTEIKAGCAKCGACSALSNFES